A portion of the Gossypium arboreum isolate Shixiya-1 chromosome 8, ASM2569848v2, whole genome shotgun sequence genome contains these proteins:
- the LOC128296551 gene encoding putative GTP diphosphokinase RSH1, chloroplastic isoform X1 yields MDEAFSFLQLGWLNGVREWQEEFVGNMSSREFVPEISYAVVSSSLPQGERIKNLPIGATVIDYSYMIHTDNGNKMVVEKVNGNLVSPTHVLANAEVVEIITYNFLREQAAPSAAEITTDRVNDFIAYSEEDSEMEDLSYSSRQNRPLWEKILRNIVDFSTSGSSEDALTVKNGSIWVPKVNGKHNKQEQDVGSKANGYLFSLGNGAAKMIPANDPPQKEVLPGLESWQASKIASWHNLEGHPIQWFSVVCIDRRGKSFSNCVLVIYTYLVAY; encoded by the exons ATGGATGAAGCTTTTTCTTTTCTCCAGCTTGGTTGGCTCAATGGAGTTAGAGAATGGCAAGAGGAGTTCGTTGGCAACATGAGCTCTAGAGAATTTGTACCAGAGATCTCTTATGCAGTCGTATCTTCGTCTTTACCCCAAGGGGAGAG GATTAAAAATTTGCCTATAGGGGCTACTGTTATTGATTATTCCTACATGATACACACCGACAATGGAAACAAAATGGTGGTGGAGAAG GTCAATGGTAATCTTGTTTCTCCCACGCATGTGCTTGCCAATGCTGAAGTTGTGGAGATTATCACCTATAAC TTCTTGAGGGAGCAAGCTGCACCATCTGCTGCGGAAATAACAACGGATAGAGTAAACGACTTCATTGCTTATTCTGAAGAGGATAGTGAAATGGAAGACCTCTCGTATAGTTCCAGACAAAACAGACCTCTATGGGAGAAGATCCTGAGGAACATTGTGGATTTTTCAACCTCAGGAAGTTCTGAAGATGCCTTGACGGTAAAAAATGGAAGTATTTGGGTCCCTAAGGTCAATGGGAAACATAACAAACAAGAACAGGATGTGGGTTCAAAGGCCAATGGCTACTTGTTTTCACTGGGCAATGGTGCTGCAAAAATGATACCTGCAAACGATCCACCTCAGAAGGAGGTCTTGCCCGGTTTGGAAAGTTGGCAAGCCAGTAAAATCGCCTCGTGGCACAATCTTGAAGGACATCCTATCCAGTGGTTTTCTGTCGTTTGTATAGACAGAAGAGGTAAATCCTTTAGCAATTGTGTTCTGGTTATTTACACATATTTGGTGGCATATTGA
- the LOC128296551 gene encoding putative GTP diphosphokinase RSH1, chloroplastic isoform X2, whose protein sequence is MQSYLRLYPKGRGATVIDYSYMIHTDNGNKMVVEKVNGNLVSPTHVLANAEVVEIITYNFLREQAAPSAAEITTDRVNDFIAYSEEDSEMEDLSYSSRQNRPLWEKILRNIVDFSTSGSSEDALTVKNGSIWVPKVNGKHNKQEQDVGSKANGYLFSLGNGAAKMIPANDPPQKEVLPGLESWQASKIASWHNLEGHPIQWFSVVCIDRRGKSFSNCVLVIYTYLVAY, encoded by the exons ATGCAGTCGTATCTTCGTCTTTACCCCAAGGGGAGAG GGGCTACTGTTATTGATTATTCCTACATGATACACACCGACAATGGAAACAAAATGGTGGTGGAGAAG GTCAATGGTAATCTTGTTTCTCCCACGCATGTGCTTGCCAATGCTGAAGTTGTGGAGATTATCACCTATAAC TTCTTGAGGGAGCAAGCTGCACCATCTGCTGCGGAAATAACAACGGATAGAGTAAACGACTTCATTGCTTATTCTGAAGAGGATAGTGAAATGGAAGACCTCTCGTATAGTTCCAGACAAAACAGACCTCTATGGGAGAAGATCCTGAGGAACATTGTGGATTTTTCAACCTCAGGAAGTTCTGAAGATGCCTTGACGGTAAAAAATGGAAGTATTTGGGTCCCTAAGGTCAATGGGAAACATAACAAACAAGAACAGGATGTGGGTTCAAAGGCCAATGGCTACTTGTTTTCACTGGGCAATGGTGCTGCAAAAATGATACCTGCAAACGATCCACCTCAGAAGGAGGTCTTGCCCGGTTTGGAAAGTTGGCAAGCCAGTAAAATCGCCTCGTGGCACAATCTTGAAGGACATCCTATCCAGTGGTTTTCTGTCGTTTGTATAGACAGAAGAGGTAAATCCTTTAGCAATTGTGTTCTGGTTATTTACACATATTTGGTGGCATATTGA